The DNA sequence CACAATCggtgggtgtgttctgaaactccaaattctttgacgtgcaataaaacattttttcggTTACTCATTCAGTGGAGGACAGGCAAGAGAAAACAATATCTCCGGCCTAGTCACTAGCAACATCAATACACTGGAGTATCGAAAAGCTGAGCTGGCACTCATATATCCACACCTTTATGATCGCTCGCAGATAGACTTTAAAGATTTAGAGAAAGAatttaattcctagaaagaaattGCAGCAAAGCTTGGTGACATGGAGAAACATCCAAAACAACATTCAAGCTGTAAAATTAGTGGAATGGTTGAAGAAAGAAACATCACAATTATTTACACACCAGGATACTTTGACACAGATTCTGACAATGAGATAAAATGAGATCATAAAATCTCTCATTTAATTTTCTCCCGCTATTCATTTCTTTGATTGTTCTGAATGTTGGAAGATACACAAGACATGAAAATTAGGTGGTCAACAATTCCGGAATACAATGACAGAGGAACATGTCTTGAAACAAAGTGATCTTATTCATCACTTGTCATGGTGAGCAACTAGAAGGCCAGACCATTGAAGTATTTGCTAAGGCTAAATCCAAATGAACAGTGCTTGTCAATAAATGTTGAGGTCGCTGTCATGTTATTGACAACAAACACCAGCAAAACCATTGGTGGGATTTCAAGAGAAACAGTGTTCAGGTGAAAATCTGCTGGACACCATTGACAAAATGGTTAAAGAGATCAGCTGCCACAAAAATTAGCTGCTTCAAAAGATGGAAAAAGAAATAGTGGACAATTTGACTACAGAAGGGAAGCAAAAAAGCTAGTTTGTATAATTGTGGAGTGGCAGATGGCAAATTTCAGGTTGCTGCATAATATCATTGCACCTACTACACCCATGTACGCCAGCAACTTGATTATAACTTCGCCAGTTCCTTGATTATAACTATattaagctaagctaaaagtgctaccgccagacctggAGATAGggtgaatagattttttttaaaaatggtaaCAGATTAACTCCAGGGGAGTTATCCTCTCTGAATGAGGATTATTTAAACACTGTGAACAATAATTTAACACTAGGAGTTTTATTGTGTGGATATAGCTGTTGAAACAGCTGCAGTTGTGGCTTTATTAAAAGCATTTAGTAAGTTAGAGGGCAGGGGTACTTTAACTTCAAAGTCAAAGTACCCTTTCCTGGTGGAGGAGAACCTGCAGAAGTTGAGCCAGAAGGACGAACAGCTGCTGCAGTTGAGGCTGTGAATGCAGGAGGAGAAGCCGCAGAATTTGAAAATGTGGCTGATAGAGAAGCTACAGAAATTGTAGGTGCCAGAGCAGCAGCAGGTCCTGTGATTCTGCAAGGTGTTCTCAGAGATACAGCTCTTACAGGAGCCATTGGAAGAGGAATCACTAGTTGGAAGGATGCAGAAGAGGGTGATTCGATGTatgatacaatttaaaaaaacaaaataattgcaaATTTAACTATGAATACACATAAATTATGGTTGAAAAAGATTCAAGAATTTGCTTAAACCCAAGCAATCAGCCGCAGCTTGGGATATAGTATCAGCGGCAGCAGGAGGAGCGGCAGCAGGAGGAACAGCAGCAGCATTTGAGGCAGCGGCAGCAGGAGGAGCAGCAACATTTAAGGCAGCGGCAGCAGGAGGAGCAGCAACATTTGAGGCAGTGGCAGCAGGAGCAGCAGCAGGATTTGAGGCAGCTGCAGCAGGAGGAGCAGCTGCAGCAGGAGGAGCAGCTGCAGCAGGGGGAGCAGCTGCAGCAGGGGGAGCACTTGCAGCAGGAGGAGCAGCTGCAGCAGGGGGAGCAGCTGCAGCAGGGGGAGCACTTGCAGCAGGAGGAGCAGCTGCAGCAGGAGAAGAAGCTGCGGATACAGGAGGAGAGGCTGCGGACACAGGAGGAGAGGCTGTGGATACAGGAGGAGAGGCTGCAGAGGTTGGGGCAGCAGGGGGAACAGCTGCAGCAGTTAGGGCAGCAGGGGGAACAGCTGCAGCAGTTAGGGCAGCAGGGGGAACAGCTGCAGCAGTTAGGGCTGCAGGGGGAACAGCTGCAGCAGTTGAGACAGCAGGGGGAACAGCTGCAGCAGTTGAGACAGCAGGGGGAACAGCTGCAGCAGTTGAGACAGCAGGGGGAACAGCTGCAGCAGTTGGGGCAGCAGGAGCAGCAGCAGGTCCTGCGTTTCTGCGAGGTGTTCTTGGTGCTGTTGCTCTTGTGGGAGCCATTGGAGGAGTCATCACTAAATAGAAAGATGCAGAAAAAATGATTCAGTTtataaagcagtaaaaaaaagCTGCACAAGTTATCTATGAGAATGCAAAGTTATGGTTATGAAGGAAATCACAAAAAATACACTCTCATGTCTCATGGGGCCCACTTAAAAACTAACACTGAAGCAGTATTACAGTTTATTAGATAATTAAGTCATTTATTAAGTGATGACTGACAATCTGTGATTAACTCCTGCTAACCAGATTTATTGTATTTGTCAGATgactacagaagatcttatttaGAATTAACAGTGGTTTAAATTGATGTATTAatgaaatttttttgttttaagttacTATCATAGTGGTTATTGTTTACTTTATGTGGACTCTTAACCCTTGACTTTCTAACATTAGTTTCCTCTGGTGGCTATAACAGTGTTAATAAAGCACATTTGTTATGGAAACctaaaacaagtgaaaaattatTAGGTGATTTCAGTTAAATGTTGGCAATTTCATCAATGTTTAGTAAGCTTATTCAATAATCCAAAAATAATTCGGATTTTCGATTTAATCCAAAGTGAGTGTGTTGTAAttatattgttttctatttatttttgattacagCAGTCCTCTGGTTCTATTGCAGTTTGTGCTCATGCATcattcagacacacacagacaacaaagaATCAGCATCTGAATCTCAACAATTTGACAATCAATAGAAGTTTTCATGCCAAAGATATGGGAGTTTCATTGAACACTATAGAGCAGGGGTGATGAACGTTGGTACTGGAGatccacagctctgcagagttttgcttcaaccctaatcaaatacacctgaacaagctaatcaaggtctgacCGGTTACTAggaagctacaggcaggtgagacTTAATTAGGGTTAGAGCTGAACTCTACAGGGCTGCTGCTCTCCAGGACTGGAGTTTGCCACCCCTGCTATAGAGTGAACTCATCTTTACTTTGAATACCTGTAGCCTGATTTTTGTGTATTTGCATGAACAAACTGCATTTCAGTCTTTCAAAATGCATGGAGCCAACTGTTTTAAAAGTCGGCTCTGAGCATCAGAATCTTTTGACTGACATGCAGCCTTATATCACGGCAGCTTACACAACATGTGTTCCCTTTTCTCAGGGACATAAAGTTATGCTAGTAGCATTCCCTTTTGAACAGTCTCTCCTATGGCATTGAATGCTATGGGGAATGCATCCAATGTTGCTGTGCTATAAGCAGAGTGCAGAACGAAGCTGCTCTATGAGACCAGCCCCAGAGTACCTGTAATGAAAGCTCCTAGAAGCATGAGTCAATTATGAGACCCAAGCCAACTGTCTGGGGCTTGCATAACAATACTTTCATCACTTAAATGGGGAATTATGTAAAATAAGTCAACAAAATCTGTGCCAGGAGGAGGCTATTCCTCTGGTTAAATGGGCATTCACTCCGATAGGACACTATAAGCCCACTGAGTCTTTACCAAGTGCTATACAGTCTCTTAATCCTGACTGGCAGTAATTTAGATTTGCCTCTGAAGCAAACAAAGAGATGCTCCCCGCCTGAAGTCAGACAAGATCACTTGAATCACTTCGGTATGAAGTGTTCATTTTCCTATATTTTGATAAGCTACTCTCTCAATAGTAAATTTCAAGAACAGTCTCTGACGAGGAGTTATCAggatgtgaaaataaatctg is a window from the Carassius gibelio isolate Cgi1373 ecotype wild population from Czech Republic chromosome A9, carGib1.2-hapl.c, whole genome shotgun sequence genome containing:
- the LOC128019406 gene encoding keratin-associated protein 5-1 isoform X2, coding for MEEQVQAGTKLSHSNTAGPKISTKKHRAPQPPSCTPPPVVITLQPLPRCQGPHPHPSAMDGSLQDTEQLKSQVLTDLEIQQEDIQGPVSELQAHVLPDFQDSVIEDPMKKRGVVDKQVVALRKTSDDSSNGSHKSNSTKNTSQKRRTCCCSCCPNCCSCSPCCLNCCSCSPCCLNCCSCSPCCLNCCSCSPCSPNCCSCSPCCPNCCSCSPCCPNCCSCSPCCPNLCSLSSCIHSLSSCVRSLSSCIRSFFSCCSCSSCCKCSPCCSCSPCCSCSSCCNCSSCCSCLKSCCCSCCHCLKCCCSSCCRCLKCCCSSCCRCLKCCCCSSCCRSSCCR
- the LOC128019406 gene encoding keratin-associated protein 5-4 isoform X3 is translated as MEEQVQAGTKLSHSNTAGPKISTKKHRAPQPPSCTPPPVVITLQPLPRCQGPHPHPSAMDGSLQDTEQLKSQVLTDLEIQQEDIQGPVSELQAHVLPDFQDSDDSSNGSHKSNSTKNTSQKRRTCCCSCCPNCCSCSPCCLNCCSCSPCCLNCCSCSPCCLNCCSCSPCSPNCCSCSPCCPNCCSCSPCCPNCCSCSPCCPNLCSLSSCIHSLSSCVRSLSSCIRSFFSCCSCSSCCKCSPCCSCSPCCSCSSCCKCSPCCSCSPCCSCSSCCSCSSCCSCLKSCCCSCCHCLKCCCSSCCRCLKCCCSSCCRCLKCCCCSSCCRSSCCR
- the LOC128019406 gene encoding keratin-associated protein 5-4 isoform X1: MEEQVQAGTKLSHSNTAGPKISTKKHRAPQPPSCTPPPVVITLQPLPRCQGPHPHPSAMDGSLQDTEQLKSQVLTDLEIQQEDIQGPVSELQAHVLPDFQDSVIEDPMKKRGVVDKQVVALRKTSDDSSNGSHKSNSTKNTSQKRRTCCCSCCPNCCSCSPCCLNCCSCSPCCLNCCSCSPCCLNCCSCSPCSPNCCSCSPCCPNCCSCSPCCPNCCSCSPCCPNLCSLSSCIHSLSSCVRSLSSCIRSFFSCCSCSSCCKCSPCCSCSPCCSCSSCCKCSPCCSCSPCCSCSSCCSCSSCCSCLKSCCCSCCHCLKCCCSSCCRCLKCCCSSCCRCLKCCCCSSCCRSSCCR